The genomic segment AACCTGAATCCAGACTGGCAATCCATACCACATTTTTAACATCTATGCTGCTACTGGTCTTCCTCCTCGCCTTACccattaattaaaaaaagcagACGAGCCAATCAGTGTGTGAATCTGCAAAGATTGAGTTGATTTTGAACTGACTCCTTCGGAGCGGGGTTATACTGGCTTACCTCTTTCCGTCCATCCGAaacgccctttttctcagcaaccacaaatcatagccacttggtaccaaacttccacatggggttctataccatgtataccgttttcaggtctctcgcacatcgacttcctgtttactgaccatgtatttacgaaacgtatagtgTGGATTGACACaactttcataacacttttctcagcaactacaaatcacaactgcttgatatttagtactgagcttcagcttggggttctataccatgcatATGGTTtttaggtctgtcccacatcaacttcctgtttaccaactgaatgtagttACGAAACATGGGGTGAATTTTGACacgatttcaaaatgacagtttaccaggatgctatttgaaatccctggggagaacactgctctttacttgttttagggttaattatttgttgaagtcaacattcataattgtcctgttccttcgattgcttgcattcttatATAAGCAAGAGTGGGGGTGGGATACAATCGAACTTGTTAGTGATGCAGTCAAAAATGTCTCTCTTGCAAAAAGAGAAACTCGCTGGTTCATGCTTTCTCCTAGGTGTAGCCGAGTTGTAACCTTTTGACTCTTGATCCCCTCCAGGTGTGTGGTCATGAGCTGATGGCGCACCGTGCAGTGCTGGCATGCTGCAGCCCGTACCTGTTTGAGATCTTTAACAGTGATCTGGAGCCTCACGGCATCTCCCATGTGAAGTTTGAGGATCTGAACCCTGAGGCTGTGGAGATCCTGCTCAACTATGCCTATACTGCCCAGTAGGTTTTTGAAAAATACCATATGGCTGTCTGCTACAGGCCCCCCCCATTTCTAATGGCGACTGTTCAGTGACATCAATTAACACTGTGCATTCTTCCAGTCTTGCTCAAGTGCATTCATTGCCTGTGCTGCTTTTAGGTTGAAGGCAGATAAGGAGTTGGTTAAGGAGGTGTACTCTGCAGCCAAACGGCTTAAGATGGAAAGAGTGAAGCAGGTATGTTTTTGAAACGGCAAGAAAACCTTTAAAACAAAACCCGCATGATACCATGTGGTGCTTTTAATTCGTATTCCTACTGGAAACGTATAGTCATTCCAATCTTTTTCTCTCAGATTTGTGGAGAATACCTGCTCTCGAAGATGGACTCCCAGAATGCCATTTCCTACCGCAACTTTGCCAGCAGCATGGGTGACGCTCGTCTGCTAGCCAAGGTTGACTGCTACATCCAGGAACATCTTTTGGAGATCTCGGAGCAGGAGGATTTCCTCAAACTGCCTCGTCTAAAGGCGAGTTCATCAGGTTGAACTTTCTTCTGGAATGTATTTATGCAGCCAACATCGTGGACGTATAATGAAACGTTTGGCATGTGTGCAGTTGGAGGTGATGCTAGAGGATCATCTGAGCTTGCCCAGCAATGGGAAGCTGTACTCGAAGGTGATCAGCTGGGTGCAGCGCAGCTTGTGGGAGAACGGGGAGCCGCTTGAGAGACTGATGGAGGAGGTTAGTACTGCGGTCctctttgagggttttttttttttttccctttctttctttctcctctctctctcctcccgctcttatttatttttttttggcccCACCTTCTTCCAATCACCAATTCAGTGTTCAAGGGTCTGTTCATACAAGCTCACGCTCATCCCACAGGCTTGATGGTTTTATTTTATCTGTAtccattttttcccccctctccttTTTGCCTCACTTCAAActtccccctcccctcccccagaTGTTTAAGAGTATATATTTTGTAATAGGTACAGGGCGGGGCTGTTACACACTCTGCAAAGGCAAGAGGTTAGTCCAGGTGAGCAgaacttaaagaaaaaaaaaaaaagccaccagtTTGGGCTCTGTGTCATACAGTAAAGCTCAAAGTGACCTGAGAGCCTTTTGCTGTCTCACAGATGTCTCTCTCTTTTCTGAACAGGTGTGTGAgacactgtgtgtatgtgtttttatATATGCACACTTTGGGCAGGAAAACTAACAGTTCTTCCTCCCcgttgattttttttctctttaggtTTATTAGAGAAAACAACTGCAGGACTCTGAGCTGAGTGAAGAAGCCACGGCTGGGGCCTCCAGGGTAATGAGTCAGGAAAAAGAGAAAAGGCAGGGAGCGACAGCCAAAGGAGAgctgagctcccatctgtttgacACAACACACTCACATGTGCACAAATGGGGTCTAGACTTGCAAAACATTCCTATTTAAGAAGACGCTTACTTTTGGCGTTCATGATCCAGCAAGAGAGTGAGAATTGTGAaagtattctctctctcttgcgctctctctatCTTTTGTGTACAAATTCTTAACAAAACCCATTAGATATTAAGTGTTAGTTTCATACCCAATGTTACCACTGTGGAGTGCTGAGTGTGCTCGTTAATTTCACTTGGGTTCATAACACGTCTGTCTCGACAgctgttttatttcttttaatacctgtgcttcccccccccccccccccccgtattaGCCTTTTTGTAATTGACGTGACTATTTAGCTTGAAGAACCAAGTCCTCATACCGTACACAAGGCAGATTAATGAAGGAGCTGTTTGAAAAGTCTGTCTCTGTGGAATATGTTTAACTAACCTCCTCAGTCAAGAAGAGGGCCACTATCCAGAAGCGCTGAAGGCCTGGtgaccagtctttttttttttttccttcttccccTCTTTCTTTTCAACCTTAACAAATAGTTCCTGGGTTGCAAAGCAGCCAGCAGCAGAGTGTGGTGGGGTgtgtttggtgttttttttttttttttttggtggggggggAAGATGCAGTGTGGAAACCTTGGGAGCTCCAGAGAAGAGTTCTAACAACCCCTGAACAGAAGCCACATTATGTTCAGTCTTTTTAAAATGGATTTCTCAGCATTCTGCAACCATCTTGCAACCTCCCCAACCCCTttcttctccctctctccttctccGGGTGTGCTGTTGCCATGGAGACCGCCACATGGGTTTTTGTGTCGCTGTGTGTCTTGCAGGTGCAAACGCTGTACTATTCGGCCGATCACAAGCTGCTCGATGGGGGCCTGCTTGAGGGCCAGGCCGAGGTGTTTGGCGCTGAGGATGACCGCGTTCAGTTTGTGCAGGTACATTAAACCAGCACCAAACCGGTTTAGCCCTGCCATTCAGTACAGCGAACGTTGTTAAAGTGCGATGACTGACtgatttttaaaactttttttttttcttagattGAGAAGGCTAAGAAAATGTGCTTTGTGGCCCAGACATTTTATGCAAGAATGCATAAATCACTTGAAGCAAAGTTAGTCTGGATTGTAGCACAGATTAGGATATAGACTGCCCAAAGACATTCTTTTTCAGCCTGAAATAAATTAGCTTTGTGAGCGCTAGGACAGAGAATGCTAAGCTCTTGTAGGGCGCGCCATTGTAGGTTTTGTGGGCCTCAGAAGAGTGTTTGTGACTGTGGGCCTTGGGAAGGGTATCTGTAGCTGCACTGTGCATTTTTTTAGAAAAAGACCCCACGAGAGAACGTTCACAGGCAGCTGAGCAACAGCTCCTCCGGCAGCCTCTCGCCCGGCTCGGCCAAACAGGAGTGGAAGTACATCGCCTCGGAGAAGACCACCAGTAAGTGTCCTCCTCCAGTAGACCCAATAAGCACCTAAATGAAAGTTATTTGATAAAACAAGAGCCTTTGAGTGTTAATGAATAGTAGATGGTTTTGTTGGTGTGCGTATGAAACCTTTTAACTTTAACGTTTTAGATTGATTGAGTCATTGGAATAACCACCGCCAAGTGAAGATGAATGTTCATGTTCCCAACTTCAATTGTACTCTTCCAGACAGCACATACCTGTGCCTGGCGGTGCTCAATGGTGTGCTCTGTGTCATCTTCCTGCATGGGCGGAGCAGTCCCCAGGCCTCACCTTCGGCCACGCCCTGCCTGCAGAAGAGCTTGAGCTTTGAGGCTCCACCCCTAGAAGAAGATCAGGagctgctgctggctccaatgcacTATGCCCGCTCTGGACTTGGTACTGCTGCGCTGAATGGGCGACTGATTGCTGCAGGTTGGTGGATGTGAAACCCGAATATTATTACAGGGACATTCAAAAGCACTTACTAATTCCATACTGACCACTTTATTACAAGCACCATGAGCCAGTCatctggcagcagtgcaatgcatgaaATCATAGGCCTTATACATAAGGGGGGGGTCTTAATAGCAGAAGGCCACATCGTAACCCATTTGCCTCAAGATTGGCTGTGTTGTGcattccgagatgcttttctgctcatagttgtaaagagtggttatcagAGTTTCTTGTCAACCAGTttcgccattctcctctgacctttctATCGTGGAGGAAATAATGGAAAAATCGTTCAAATGATGATGATTCAAgcatgaaacttggcataaacaaacattcacattgCAGTACTCTTCAAATTTTTCTGATGAGCCAAgtgaaaatccaagatggctgccatttttctagccaaaattccattttttttcattttgctaaAGATTATTGATTGGGTCTGTTAATAATTTAATTTGATTTTGCCATTGCTTATCACTCAAGACCTTTTGTCTCTAAAGTCACTACATGTAAATGTTCATATGGTGTACCACTTTTTCA from the Neoarius graeffei isolate fNeoGra1 chromosome 2, fNeoGra1.pri, whole genome shotgun sequence genome contains:
- the ivns1abpa gene encoding influenza virus NS1A-binding protein homolog A; this encodes MIPNGYLIFEDETFLDSTVAKMNALRKSGQFCDVRLQVCGHELMAHRAVLACCSPYLFEIFNSDLEPHGISHVKFEDLNPEAVEILLNYAYTAQLKADKELVKEVYSAAKRLKMERVKQICGEYLLSKMDSQNAISYRNFASSMGDARLLAKVDCYIQEHLLEISEQEDFLKLPRLKLEVMLEDHLSLPSNGKLYSKVISWVQRSLWENGEPLERLMEEVQTLYYSADHKLLDGGLLEGQAEVFGAEDDRVQFVQKKTPRENVHRQLSNSSSGSLSPGSAKQEWKYIASEKTTNSTYLCLAVLNGVLCVIFLHGRSSPQASPSATPCLQKSLSFEAPPLEEDQELLLAPMHYARSGLGTAALNGRLIAAGGYNREECLRTVECYDLKTNSWSFIAPMRTPRARFQMAVLMGQLYVMGGSNGHSDELSCGEMYNPNSDEWTQVPELRTNRCNAGVCSLNNKLYVVGGSDPCGQKGLKNCDTFDPVTKEWISCAPLNIRRHQAAVCELDGYMYVIGGAESWNCLNSVERYNPENNTWTLVAPMNVARRGAGVGIYAGKLFVVGGFDGSHALRCVEVYDPARNEWRMLGSMNSARSNAGVAVLGNLIFAVGGFDGNNFLNTVEVYNTELDEWSTCAEAFSSA